One Mycobacterium marseillense DNA window includes the following coding sequences:
- a CDS encoding carboxyl transferase domain-containing protein has product MTSPAKAPEASFADEHRRLVGELNTRLAAAALGGNERARERHVSRGKLLPRERVDRLLDPGSPFLELSPLAADGMYDDESPGAGIITGIGRVSERECVIVANDATVKGGTYYPMTVKKHLRAQEVALQNRLPCIYLVDSGGAFLPRQDEVFPDREHFGRIFFNQATMSAKGIPQVAAVLGSCTAGGAYVPAMSDEAVIVREQGTIFLGGPPLVKAATGEIVSAEDLGGGDLHSRVSGVTDHLADDDEHALRIVRSIAATFGPREPGPWEVRSPVPPMCAQTELYDVVPPDPRVPYDVHEVIVRLVDGGEFSEFKANYGKTLVTAFAHIHGHPVGIVANNGVLFSESALKGAHFIELCDKRKIPLLFLQNIAGFMVGRDYEAGGIAKHGAKMVTAVACARVPKLTVVIGGSYGAGNYSMCGRAYSPRFLWMWPNARISVMGGEQAASVLATVRGEQLSAAGKPWSADEEEAFKAPIRGQYEDQGNPYYSTARLWDDGIIDPADTRTFVGLALSVCAQAPLEPVSYGVFRM; this is encoded by the coding sequence ATGACCTCGCCCGCGAAGGCTCCGGAGGCTTCGTTCGCCGATGAGCACCGCCGGCTGGTCGGCGAGCTGAACACCAGGCTGGCCGCGGCGGCGCTCGGCGGCAACGAGCGCGCGCGGGAACGCCACGTCAGCCGCGGCAAGCTGTTGCCGCGCGAACGGGTGGACCGCCTGCTTGACCCCGGCAGCCCGTTCCTGGAGCTCTCACCGCTGGCCGCCGACGGCATGTACGACGACGAATCCCCCGGAGCCGGCATCATCACCGGGATCGGCCGGGTGTCGGAGCGCGAGTGCGTGATCGTCGCCAACGACGCGACGGTCAAGGGCGGCACCTACTACCCGATGACGGTCAAAAAGCACCTGCGCGCGCAGGAGGTGGCGCTGCAGAACCGGCTGCCCTGCATCTACCTGGTGGACTCCGGCGGCGCCTTCCTGCCGCGCCAGGACGAGGTGTTTCCCGACCGGGAGCACTTCGGCCGCATCTTCTTCAACCAGGCGACCATGAGCGCCAAGGGAATTCCGCAAGTCGCCGCGGTGCTGGGCTCGTGCACCGCGGGCGGGGCCTACGTGCCGGCGATGAGCGATGAGGCCGTCATCGTCCGCGAACAGGGCACGATCTTTTTGGGCGGCCCGCCACTGGTCAAGGCGGCGACCGGCGAGATCGTGTCGGCCGAGGACCTCGGCGGCGGCGACCTGCACTCACGGGTTTCGGGCGTCACCGACCACCTCGCCGACGACGACGAACACGCGTTGCGGATCGTCCGCTCGATCGCGGCCACCTTCGGCCCGCGTGAGCCCGGCCCGTGGGAGGTGCGATCCCCCGTCCCGCCGATGTGCGCGCAGACCGAGCTCTACGACGTAGTGCCCCCGGACCCGCGGGTGCCCTACGACGTGCACGAGGTCATCGTGCGCCTGGTCGACGGCGGCGAATTCAGCGAATTCAAGGCCAACTACGGCAAGACCCTGGTGACCGCGTTCGCCCACATCCACGGCCACCCGGTGGGAATCGTGGCCAACAACGGCGTGCTCTTCAGCGAATCCGCCTTGAAGGGAGCGCATTTCATCGAATTGTGCGACAAGCGCAAGATCCCCCTGCTGTTCTTACAGAACATCGCCGGGTTCATGGTCGGCCGGGATTACGAGGCCGGCGGCATCGCCAAGCATGGCGCCAAGATGGTCACCGCCGTCGCGTGCGCCCGCGTGCCCAAACTGACCGTCGTGATCGGCGGATCCTATGGGGCGGGCAACTATTCGATGTGCGGCCGGGCGTACTCGCCGCGGTTCTTGTGGATGTGGCCCAACGCCCGGATCTCGGTGATGGGCGGCGAGCAGGCCGCCTCCGTGCTGGCCACCGTGCGCGGCGAGCAGCTCAGCGCGGCGGGCAAGCCATGGTCGGCCGACGAGGAAGAGGCGTTCAAGGCGCCCATCCGCGGGCAGTACGAGGACCAGGGCAACCCGTACTACTCCACCGCCCGGCTGTGGGACGACGGGATTATCGACCCGGCCGACACGAGAACATTTGTCGGGCTTGCCCTTTCGGTGTGCGCGCAAGCACCGTTGGAACCCGTCTCCTACGGCGTCTTCCGGATGTGA
- a CDS encoding acetyl/propionyl/methylcrotonyl-CoA carboxylase subunit alpha: MFETVLVANRGEIAVRVIRTLRRLGIRSVAVYSDPDAGARHVLEADEAVRLGPAAARESYLNIDKVVDAAVRTGSQAIHPGYGFLSENADFAAACERAGVVFLGPPAQAIQVMGDKITAKNAVAAFDVPVVPGVAKPGLSDDALVAAADEVGYPVLIKPSAGGGGKGMRLVEEPAKLREALVSARREAASAFGDDTLFLERFVLRPRHIEVQVLADTHGNVVHLGERECSLQRRHQKVIEEAPSPLLDEVTRARIGAAACNTARSVDYVGAGTVEFIVSADRAQEFFFMEMNTRLQVEHPVTEAVTGLDLVEWQLRVAAGEKLTFAQDDIELRGHAIEARVYAEDPARGFLPTGGRVLGVFEPSGDGVRVDSSLLPGTVVGSDYDPMLSKVIAYGADRDEALEKLDRALSHTAILGVQTNIEFLRFLLADERVRAGDLDTALLDERLADFAPLPAPDDVLAAAGLYRQSALASRARHFAGNPWAAPTGWRVGGSAAPVRTDMRTPLRSETVSVWGLPESATVQVGDGETCSAAVHVEPARMSAVIDGLRRDYRWAEADRHLWIADERGTWHLREAEENKIHRAAGAQRAEILSPMPGSVIAVQTASGTEVSEGDVVVVVEAMKMEHSLAAPVSGQVEVLVSVGDQVTVDQVLARLIPEEESKDET; the protein is encoded by the coding sequence GTGTTCGAGACAGTCTTAGTGGCAAACCGCGGCGAGATCGCGGTGCGGGTGATCCGGACGCTGCGCCGTCTGGGCATCCGGTCGGTGGCCGTCTACAGCGACCCCGACGCCGGCGCGAGGCACGTCCTCGAGGCCGACGAGGCGGTCCGGTTGGGACCCGCCGCGGCGCGCGAGAGTTACCTGAACATCGACAAGGTCGTCGACGCGGCCGTGCGCACCGGGTCTCAGGCGATCCACCCGGGATACGGATTCCTCTCCGAGAACGCCGATTTCGCGGCGGCGTGCGAGCGTGCCGGTGTCGTGTTCCTCGGGCCTCCCGCGCAGGCGATTCAGGTGATGGGCGACAAGATCACCGCGAAGAACGCGGTCGCCGCCTTCGACGTTCCGGTGGTCCCCGGCGTGGCCAAACCGGGGCTGAGCGACGACGCGCTGGTCGCAGCCGCCGACGAGGTCGGATACCCGGTCTTGATCAAGCCCTCGGCGGGCGGCGGCGGCAAGGGCATGCGCCTGGTAGAGGAGCCGGCGAAGCTGCGCGAGGCGCTGGTCAGCGCCCGGCGCGAGGCCGCCTCCGCGTTCGGCGACGACACGCTGTTTTTGGAACGGTTTGTGTTGCGCCCCAGGCATATCGAGGTGCAGGTGCTCGCCGACACGCACGGCAACGTCGTGCACCTCGGCGAGCGGGAGTGCAGCCTGCAGCGGCGCCACCAGAAGGTCATCGAGGAGGCGCCCTCCCCGTTGCTCGACGAGGTCACCCGGGCACGCATCGGGGCGGCCGCCTGCAACACCGCGCGCAGCGTCGACTACGTCGGCGCGGGCACGGTCGAGTTCATCGTCTCCGCCGACCGCGCGCAAGAGTTCTTCTTCATGGAGATGAACACCCGCCTGCAGGTGGAGCATCCGGTCACCGAGGCGGTCACCGGGCTGGACCTGGTGGAGTGGCAGTTGCGGGTCGCCGCCGGCGAGAAGCTGACGTTCGCCCAGGACGACATCGAACTGCGCGGGCACGCGATCGAGGCGCGGGTGTACGCGGAGGATCCGGCGCGCGGATTCCTGCCCACCGGCGGTCGGGTGCTGGGTGTCTTCGAACCCTCCGGCGACGGCGTGCGGGTCGACTCGTCGCTGCTGCCCGGCACGGTCGTCGGCAGCGACTACGACCCGATGCTGAGCAAGGTGATCGCCTACGGCGCCGACCGCGACGAGGCGCTGGAGAAACTCGACCGGGCACTGAGCCACACCGCAATCCTGGGCGTGCAGACCAATATCGAATTCCTGCGGTTCCTGCTCGCCGACGAGCGGGTGCGCGCCGGCGACCTGGACACCGCCCTGCTGGACGAGCGGCTGGCGGACTTCGCCCCGCTGCCGGCCCCCGATGACGTGCTCGCTGCGGCCGGCCTCTACCGGCAATCGGCCTTGGCATCTCGGGCGCGCCACTTCGCCGGCAATCCGTGGGCGGCACCCACCGGATGGCGCGTGGGCGGCAGCGCGGCTCCGGTTCGCACCGACATGCGCACCCCACTGCGCAGCGAGACGGTGTCGGTGTGGGGGCTTCCCGAGTCCGCCACGGTGCAGGTCGGTGACGGGGAGACCTGTTCGGCCGCTGTGCATGTCGAGCCGGCGCGGATGAGCGCGGTGATCGACGGCCTGCGCCGCGACTACCGCTGGGCCGAGGCCGACCGCCACCTGTGGATCGCCGACGAGCGGGGCACCTGGCACCTGCGCGAGGCCGAGGAGAACAAAATCCACCGTGCCGCGGGCGCGCAGCGGGCCGAGATCCTCAGCCCAATGCCGGGCAGCGTGATCGCCGTCCAAACCGCCTCCGGCACTGAGGTTTCCGAAGGCGACGTGGTGGTCGTCGTCGAGGCGATGAAGATGGAACACTCGCTGGCCGCACCGGTTTCCGGACAGGTGGAGGTGCTGGTCTCCGTGGGCGATCAGGTGACCGTGGATCAGGTGCTGGCCCGGTTGATCCCGGAAGAAGAAAGCAAGGACGAGACATGA
- a CDS encoding acyl-CoA dehydrogenase family protein gives MTTSITAGALPKEYEDLRDTVAEFARTVVAPVSAKHDEEHSFPYEVVAKMGEMGLFGLPFPEEYGGMGGDYFALSLALEELGKVDQSVAITLEAGVGLGAMPIYRFGTEEQKQKWLPDLTAGRALAGFGLTEPGAGSDAGGTRTTARLDNDEWVINGSKQFITNSGTDITSLVTVTAVTGTVGADKKEISTIIVPSGTPGFTVEPVYSKVGWNASDTHPLSFADARVAEENLLGERGRGYANFLSILDEGRIAIAALSTGAAQGCVDESVKYSKERQSFGQPIGSYQAISFKIARMEARAHVARTAYYDAAAKMLAGKPFKKEAAIAKMIASEAAMDNARDATQIHGGYGFMNEYPVARHYRDSKILEIGEGTTEVQLMLIARSLGLS, from the coding sequence ATGACCACATCCATCACCGCGGGGGCGCTGCCCAAGGAATACGAAGACCTTCGCGATACCGTCGCCGAGTTCGCGCGCACCGTCGTGGCACCGGTGTCGGCCAAACACGATGAGGAGCACAGCTTCCCGTACGAAGTCGTCGCCAAGATGGGGGAGATGGGCCTGTTCGGCCTGCCGTTCCCCGAGGAGTACGGCGGCATGGGTGGCGACTACTTCGCGCTGTCGCTGGCGCTCGAGGAGCTCGGCAAGGTCGACCAGTCGGTGGCGATCACGCTCGAGGCCGGCGTGGGATTGGGCGCGATGCCGATCTACCGGTTCGGCACCGAGGAACAGAAGCAGAAATGGCTGCCCGACCTGACCGCCGGCCGCGCGCTGGCCGGCTTCGGGCTCACCGAGCCCGGCGCGGGCTCCGACGCGGGGGGCACCCGTACCACCGCCCGCCTCGACAACGACGAGTGGGTGATCAACGGCAGCAAGCAATTCATCACCAATTCGGGGACCGACATCACCTCACTGGTCACTGTCACCGCCGTCACCGGCACCGTCGGGGCGGACAAGAAAGAGATCTCGACGATCATCGTGCCCAGCGGCACACCGGGATTCACCGTCGAGCCGGTCTACAGCAAGGTGGGCTGGAACGCGTCGGACACCCATCCGCTGAGCTTCGCCGACGCCCGGGTCGCGGAGGAGAACCTGCTGGGTGAGCGCGGACGGGGGTACGCGAACTTCCTGTCGATCCTGGACGAGGGTCGCATCGCGATCGCCGCGCTCTCGACCGGTGCGGCGCAGGGTTGCGTGGACGAGAGCGTCAAGTATTCCAAGGAGCGGCAGTCGTTCGGCCAGCCGATCGGCTCCTACCAGGCGATCAGCTTCAAGATCGCCCGCATGGAGGCGCGTGCTCACGTGGCCCGCACGGCGTACTACGATGCGGCTGCAAAGATGTTGGCGGGCAAGCCTTTCAAGAAGGAGGCGGCCATCGCGAAGATGATCGCCTCCGAGGCGGCGATGGACAACGCCCGCGACGCCACGCAGATCCACGGAGGGTATGGCTTCATGAACGAATATCCGGTGGCGCGTCACTACCGCGACAGCAAGATCCTCGAAATCGGTGAGGGCACCACCGAGGTGCAGCTGATGCTCATCGCTCGCTCGCTGGGCCTGTCGTGA
- a CDS encoding MaoC family dehydratase has translation MSAPDQAGKSVEQRGLWFEEFEIGTTYLHRPGRTVTEADNVLFTTLTMNTQSLHLDAAWAAEQPGFRGERLVNSMFTLSTVVGLSVSQLTLGTIVANLGFSEVSFPKPVFHGDTLYAETVCTAKRESKSRPGEGIVTLEHTGRNQHGDVVARAARTTLVQKRPADQEAQ, from the coding sequence GTGAGCGCGCCGGATCAAGCGGGCAAATCCGTTGAACAGCGGGGCCTGTGGTTCGAAGAGTTCGAGATCGGCACCACCTACCTGCACCGGCCCGGCCGCACAGTCACCGAAGCCGACAACGTCTTGTTCACCACGTTGACCATGAACACCCAGTCGCTGCACCTCGACGCGGCCTGGGCGGCCGAGCAGCCAGGCTTTCGGGGCGAGCGGCTGGTGAACTCCATGTTCACCCTCTCCACGGTGGTGGGGCTCTCGGTGTCGCAGCTGACGCTCGGCACCATCGTGGCCAACCTCGGCTTCTCCGAGGTGTCCTTCCCCAAGCCGGTCTTCCACGGTGACACCCTCTACGCCGAAACCGTGTGCACGGCCAAGCGCGAGTCGAAGAGTCGCCCGGGTGAGGGCATCGTCACCCTCGAGCACACCGGGCGCAATCAGCACGGCGACGTCGTCGCGCGCGCCGCGCGCACCACGCTGGTCCAAAAGCGCCCGGCCGACCAGGAGGCCCAGTGA
- a CDS encoding HpcH/HpaI aldolase/citrate lyase family protein: MNLHAAGPGWLFCPADRPERFAKAAAAADVVILDLEDGVAEADKPAARKALQETPLDPERTVVRINAADTAEYPRDLEALAGTAYTTVMLSKTESAAQVEALAPRDVIALLETPRGAVFATEISAAPGTVALMWGAEDLVATLGGSSSRWADGTYRDVAHHVRSTALLNASTFGRLALDAVHLDIRDLDGLRAEAQDAVALGFGGTVCIHPSQIPVVREAYRPSEDRLDWARRVLVAARSERGVFAFEGQMVDSPVLKHAQMTLRRAGETLPG; the protein is encoded by the coding sequence GTGAACCTGCACGCCGCCGGCCCCGGATGGCTGTTCTGCCCGGCCGACCGTCCCGAACGTTTCGCGAAGGCCGCCGCCGCGGCCGACGTGGTGATCCTCGACCTCGAGGACGGGGTGGCCGAGGCGGACAAGCCCGCCGCCCGCAAGGCGCTGCAGGAGACGCCGCTGGACCCCGAGCGCACCGTCGTGCGCATCAACGCGGCCGACACCGCCGAATACCCCCGCGACCTCGAGGCCCTCGCCGGGACCGCCTACACCACGGTGATGCTGTCCAAGACGGAATCGGCGGCCCAGGTGGAGGCGTTGGCCCCGCGCGACGTGATCGCGCTGCTGGAGACGCCGCGCGGCGCGGTCTTCGCCACCGAAATCTCGGCGGCGCCGGGGACGGTCGCGCTGATGTGGGGCGCCGAGGACCTGGTCGCCACGCTCGGCGGTAGCTCCAGCCGCTGGGCCGACGGGACGTACCGCGACGTCGCGCACCACGTGCGGTCGACGGCGCTGCTCAACGCATCGACTTTCGGCCGGCTAGCGCTCGACGCCGTCCACCTGGACATCCGCGACCTCGACGGCTTGCGGGCCGAGGCCCAGGACGCCGTCGCGCTGGGGTTCGGCGGGACCGTGTGTATCCACCCCAGCCAGATCCCGGTGGTGCGCGAGGCGTATCGCCCCAGCGAGGACCGGCTGGACTGGGCGCGCCGGGTGCTGGTGGCCGCGCGCAGCGAGCGCGGGGTCTTCGCGTTCGAAGGGCAAATGGTTGACTCGCCGGTGCTCAAGCACGCGCAAATGACGTTGCGCAGGGCGGGCGAGACCCTCCCCGGCTGA
- the pdhA gene encoding pyruvate dehydrogenase (acetyl-transferring) E1 component subunit alpha, translated as MPMAVDLEPVQLVAPDGSPTSERRCGRDLPAETLSWLYELMVVTRELDTEFVNLKRQGELGLFASCRGQEAAQIGAAACLRKTDWLFPQYRELGAFLVRGIPPGHVGAVWRGTWHGGLEFTKKCCAPLSIPIGTQTLHAVGAAMAAQRLGEDSVTLAFLGDGATSTGDVHEALNFAAVFTTPCVFFVQNNQWAISTPIHKQTAAPSLAHKAVGYGMPGIRVDGNDVLACYAVTTEAAARARAGGGPTLIEAITYRMGPHTTSDDPSRYRTQEEVDHWAALDPIPRYRTYLRAQGVWSERLEERVIARAQRMRTELRDAVVDAPDFDIDEVFTAVYADITPELQTQRQQLRTELDRSD; from the coding sequence ATGCCCATGGCTGTCGACCTCGAACCGGTCCAACTCGTCGCCCCCGACGGCTCGCCGACGTCCGAACGCCGTTGCGGCCGTGACCTTCCCGCGGAGACGCTGAGCTGGCTCTACGAGTTGATGGTGGTGACTCGGGAACTCGACACCGAATTCGTGAACCTCAAGCGGCAGGGCGAACTGGGGCTCTTCGCGTCCTGCCGCGGTCAGGAAGCCGCCCAGATCGGCGCGGCGGCGTGCCTGCGCAAGACCGACTGGTTGTTTCCCCAATATCGGGAGCTGGGCGCCTTTTTGGTGCGCGGCATCCCGCCTGGGCACGTCGGGGCGGTGTGGCGCGGAACCTGGCATGGCGGCCTGGAATTCACCAAGAAGTGCTGTGCCCCGCTCTCGATTCCGATCGGCACCCAGACACTGCATGCCGTGGGCGCGGCGATGGCCGCCCAACGGCTGGGCGAGGATTCGGTGACGCTGGCCTTCCTCGGTGACGGCGCCACCAGCACGGGAGACGTGCACGAGGCGCTGAACTTTGCCGCCGTGTTCACCACGCCCTGTGTGTTTTTCGTGCAGAACAACCAGTGGGCGATCTCGACCCCGATCCACAAACAGACCGCCGCGCCATCGCTGGCGCACAAGGCCGTTGGCTATGGCATGCCCGGAATCCGGGTGGACGGCAATGACGTCCTGGCCTGCTACGCCGTGACGACCGAAGCCGCTGCGCGCGCCCGCGCCGGGGGCGGTCCGACGTTGATCGAGGCGATCACCTATCGCATGGGCCCGCACACCACCTCCGACGACCCCAGTCGATACCGGACGCAGGAAGAAGTCGATCACTGGGCGGCGCTGGATCCGATCCCGCGGTACCGCACCTACCTGCGGGCCCAGGGCGTGTGGTCAGAACGCTTGGAGGAACGAGTCATCGCCCGCGCGCAGCGGATGCGCACCGAACTGCGTGACGCGGTGGTCGATGCGCCCGATTTCGACATCGACGAGGTATTCACCGCGGTGTACGCCGACATCACGCCGGAACTACAGACGCAACGACAGCAGCTGCGGACCGAACTCGACCGAAGTGATTGA